In Molothrus ater isolate BHLD 08-10-18 breed brown headed cowbird chromosome 14, BPBGC_Mater_1.1, whole genome shotgun sequence, the genomic stretch TGCACCCCCCACGGCCAGGCTGTCTCAACTGgcctccagcagctgatggctgtgctggtgcctggcagataatgctggctgtgctgaccctctggagcagcaggtgtTATCCCAGCAGGTGCCCTGGCTGGCATCTGTGCcttgctggccatgctgtgccccTCTTGACCTCCAGCCACTTCCCTTGGCAGGTTCCTCTGTGGCACTGTCAATGACTTTGTGACTGAAGTTGGGCGGGCTTACAAGAGGGCGACGGAGAACaagcaggaggctgagctgaTGGCACGGAAGGTGTGttgcaggggagctggagggTTGGGTCAagctggtggcacagcctgtgagCAGGGGATGGGCTGCTCCGCAGGCCTATGCCCTTGTTGAGCATGTATTGGGGTGTGCCATGCTTGGGGTGCCCAGGCATGGGGTGTCCAGGTGCTTGGGGGTATCCAGGCACTCATAGTGCCCAGGGAAGCACCCAGCACTGGTGGGGGGCAGCAGCTTCTGGCAGGTACTGAGTGGGGTAGGTGTCCCACAGTGCGCCATGCTGAATGAAAAGCTGGACTCGTTGGTGCGGGAGCTGAATGAGGAAGCTCAGGCCATCATGGTCCCTGAAGAAATGGCACAGGCCACCCACGCTGATGTCAAGGACCAGGAGAAAGCTGGCAGCTTCAACCCCAGCCCCCAGCCTCGCATCTTCAAATCCAAGGAGCAGCTCATGCTGCGGGCAAACAGCCTGAAGAAGGCCCTGCGGCAAATCATTGAGCAGACAGAGAAAGGTGAGGGAGTGGTGGGACctggcagcttccctgctgctgcagcaacctgtcaggagctgtgaaGCCACACTGGGTTGGTGCTGGACCCATGTCTTTGTTCTCCCCTGGGATCCTTGGGATGGCAGCAGTGTCCCCACCCTGGGCCCTTCCTGGTATGAGCCCACAGGCCTGACATGAGGAGGGGCTACAGGGCTGCACAGACTCCCTGTCATGTCCCTCTTTGTATCCAGCTGTGGATGAGCAGAACAAGCAGACCCAAACCTACCAGGGCAGTGTGGGCCCCAGCAAGGATAGCTCAGAGGAGTTCagcaaggaggaggagaagctcaGTAAGATGCCAGCAGGGCATGTGGCATTTTGTGGGGGCATGGGGGTGAGCTGTGGGATGGGCTCAGGGTGAGAACCCATGTGGCAGCTACCTCCCTGTCACCCTGGCCAGGCTACCGGCGGGTGACTGTGACCTCTGCGTCTTCCTCCATCATCCTGGACCGGCCAGACACCTTTGGCAGCTTGCAGTTCCCTGAAGACCCCAGCACCCTGTGAGTCAGGTGTTCTGCTTGCCCCGGAGCAGAGCTGGTACCATGCTGCCCCTTTGAGGAGGCTGCTGCCCACCAGTGTGGCATCCCTGCTACCAGGCCCTCCTTGGCCAAGCAGTGCCCATGCTGGGGGAGCCTGCCTGTGGATGGTGCTTTGAGCTTGGTGTTCCCACCTGCAGGcaggtcctggctgtgccatgggtCTCCTGCCATGATGACTGAGGGAAATTAGCAGCCATCCCTGCTAGTTTTGGTCaggcttcccagtgccagccgCTCTGCTCCAGTGGGTGTTACACCGCATCCTCTGGTGCCAACCCAAAGTCACCGATACGCAGGGGCTGCTCAACCTGCTTTCCCTCTTTGCTGATTTCAGACACTTCTTGGAGAAATGTGTCATGAATAACTACTTTGGCATTGGCCTGGATGCAAAGATCTCCCTGGAGTTCAACAACAAACGCGATGAGCACCCCAAGAAGTGCAGGTTGGCTGGAACCCCTAGATTTCCCCCAGGAAAAAACATGTACCCCTGGCTTTCCAGTGCCATCAAGTTGCTGGGAGCCATGGGGGTGACTCAGGCCTACTGTGTTGGAGATCCTTCTTGCAGCAAATTTTGTACCTGTACCTATTGCTGGGATGAGCACCCCTTGGTGGCAGGCTGCAAACACCCCAGAAGGGGTGAAGACCTGAGGACTCGGTGGGATTTacttgctctgcagctggagagagggaCATTGCCATGCTGGCGTGGAAGGGTCAAAATCTGGGTGCAACGTGCTGCACCTTTGGCTTTTCTGGGAGGTAGCAAGAATTGAGGAAACTAAGGTGGGGCCAGCCATCTGGGACTGTTCAGCACAGTGCCCCAGGAAGGGTGTGGACCCTGTGACAGGCAGTGGGGAGCCCACAGCCCCTCATCTGTTCCACTTTGCCCCACAGCAGCCGCACCAAGAACATGATGTGGTATGGGGTGCTGGGcacaaaggagctcctgcagcgcACCTACAAGAACCTGGAGCAGCGGGTACAGCTGGAGGTATAGggctgggagaactgggaagGGGTGGGAGGGGCAGCGTTACAGCAGACCCCCAGGCTTAGCCCTCTCTTGCAGTGTGACGGGGTGCCTATCtcactgcccagcctgcagggcaTTGCTGTCCTCAACATCCCCAGCTATGCCGGGGGCATCAACTTCTGGGGAGGCACCAAGGAGGACAATGTGAGTGTCAGTACCATGAGATGAGTTGGGTGGCGTGATGTCCTTTCCCCAGTCCTAAGATACCCCAGGGCTagggtgtccctgccttggGCACACATGGGGGAAAATGGATGTCTTCATGTGTAGTGATCCTCTACAGAACTTTGGGGCTCCATCCTTTGATGACAAGAAGCTGGAGGTGGTGGCAGTCTTTGGCAGCATCCAGATGGCTGTGTCACGGGTCATCAACCTCCAGCACCATCGCATTGCACAGGTAGCGCTGAGGTACCCTGCAGGACCACAACTAATGCCTGAACACTTTTGGGGCAGCAGTGGAGCCTGAGGCAGtgtggctctgctcagcctggcagctATTGATGCCacccctgggctgtgtgcccCACAGTGCCGTGTGGTGAAGATCACCATCCGGGGCGACGAGGGTGTACCTGTGCAGGTGGATGGAGAGGCCTGGATCCAGCCACCTGGCATCATCAAAATCCAGCACAAGAACAGAGCCCAGATGCTGACAAGGGACCGGGTGAGATTGAGGAGCTCAGCAAAACCATGCTGAGGGACATGGGAAAGTATGACAGTCTCAGAGGGGCCATGTCTGTCCCCCACAGGCATTTGAAAGCACCCTCAAGTCTTGGGAGGACAAGCAGAAAGGGGAGAGCTACCGAGCAGCCACACGGCCAcggctcagctcccagcagtcCATGGAGTACCTGACCGAGGAGGAGAGCAGCCTCTTGCAGCAGGTCTCACGGGTCGCTGAGACCCTCATTGCCAGGTCAGACTGTGGGAAGGGGAATATAGTGggcacagggaaaagggaactgTGCTGTGGCCATGCAGAGGTgcgtgcccagcccaggggagccctggcagctccagcccctgtcaCCCGCAGGATCCATGAGGCAGCCAAAGCTCACAAAgccatggagcaggagctggcGCATGCAGTCAATGCCAGCTCCCTGGCACTGAGTGAAGCCCTCTCCCACAAAGCTGCTGGCACCTCAGAGGTGAGCGGGGACTGGGAGCGTAAAGCAGCCTTTACCCAGGCCCCATGGGGCCCTGCCACTCAAGGGGTTACCCCCTCTTTGCCCCAGTTTCTCAGCAGGAATATGGCTGTGGAGATGGTGCTGAGCATCAAAGAGCTGTGGGCTGAGACCAGGGCATTCCTGGACGGGAAGGCGGTGAGTGAGGGACTGGAGAGCACCCAAAGCCTCTCAAGGCTGCTACCTctgggggtggcagcagggttggGTATGGGCCCTGTCCCCCACAGCTGGACTCGCcgcaggaggaggaggcactTCAGGGCCCTCTGAgtgtgctgggccaggagctgcagcggCTGCTGGACATCCACTGGCTGGGCCCTATTGCCCACCCTGCTGAGGAGGTGGGTGCACAGGGACCGGGgtctggcacagcccagcctcaggGAGCTGTAGCATCCCACCAAGCCTGGCTTCTCACAGGAAGGTGCCAGCAAGGGAAGCTTTAAGCTTCGCCTCAACATCCCCAAGCccaggaaggagaaggacaagctgcagaagcagaaagCCAACAGTGTGCTCCCAGGTAAAGTGAGCAGTGTGCCAGGAAGAGACAGCTGGTGCAGTCCATGCTAGAAAGGACCCCCCTGTGCTGACCTATACCTCAATCTCCTgttttgggaatgctggggaaGAATCCTCAAGAAAGGGGAACCTGGCTGCTTGAGGGTGGCACCCTTGTCACCAAGAGCCCCTTAAAGCTTTTTCTGGTATCAGACATGCAGAGCACCCCAACCCTATAATTCCTTGGCTAGGGGGAGAAGGGGGCTCTGGTACAGCTCAGACCTTTGGGTAAGTCCCTCGTCCACAGCTGGGGGTCCGGTTGAGggggagcagctcaggtgcTCCATAAGTAAGCCAAGGAGAGGAGAGACCTCTGCAGCCCGAGCGGGCTGTGGcctctggccctgctggagtCAGGGGTGGGAGGGGGTATGCTGTCTGCTGACGACAGGCTGCCATCACTGCTGCCTGCGCTGCTGTGTCCCACTGCCTCCACAGGCCCCAGCAGTCCACCACTGTGGTTTTCCTCCCTGCTAGCAGACAAGTGGGGCTCCGAGGAGGTGGCAGCTTGGCTGGAAACGCTTGGTTTAGGGGAATACAGAGACATTTTTGTTCGGCATGACATCCAAGGCTCTGAGTTGATTCTGCTGGAGAGGAGAGACCTTAAGGTACAACCCCCTTGTGCCTCCTGAGGgactcccagccctggggagcatggtgtcctccatccctcctctccCTATCCTTCCTGGTGGCAGGTTGGCCCTACATCTGGGTCTGCAGAGTTGAGCTTGTGCAGCTtctgcacaggggcagggaagcaGGGTGGCCTTGGTCCTCCAACTTGCAAGGCTCCATACACCTATCCAAAACAGTATCAGCAGTACCCGACCCTCAGCTGCATTCAGGCATGGGGATGCGCTTTTAAGAGGACAGTGGGCTTCAAGCAAGCACTATGCTCTAGCAAGGGAGAGCaaggagagctgggctgtgcctcatCCTCCAACCTGTGGCTTGTCTACCAGCAAGGGCGAAGAGCTGCAAGGCCCTGCAAATGCATCacctcctctttctctttcctgcagGACCTGGGGATCACCAAAGTGGGCCATATGAAGAGGATCCTTCAGGCCATTAAGGAACTCAGCAACCGGCCCTAGGctgacagcagggcagcagcccagTCCAGGTGCTGGGTGGGTGCTGCCCCAGGGAACAGGGGCTGGGTAGGGGAACaggtccctgcccttgccccaTATTTATGGAGCCCTCCCTGCTTGCCTCGCTTTAACTCTGTCCCAAGTGACCCTGGGGCCACTGCTTCTCCCCCAGCCtatggggctggggacactgaagCAGAGGTCTACCCTGATAGGTGTGTGGTCTGACCACCAGTCACGCCCAATCAGGGTCAGGTGGTCACCTGGGACCACCCGCTGTGTGCTCAAGCTGGAGCCAAAGCAAAGTTTCCCCTTCCCCATGTGGGTATTTATGCTGTGTAAATATTTGGAGAGAAGATACGCATTGCTGCTGCTTGCATAGTGTCATTACTAAGGGGaaggtggggaggagggaattGAGAATACCTTTCCAGCCTTCACCCTGAGCTTCCTGGTCCCCACCAGTCACCGTGCTCTCACCCTCTGTCTCATCACAACACAGGGAAGTACAGTGCTGGGGCTCCAGTGCCAGCATGTacaacaaatacattttattaacaGTTAcacatgactttttttcctccccctcccccgcCTCTTCCTCAGTTAAAATTACTATTACTTATGTACATGGTACCACCCTGCTTGAGGGTACCCCATTATTTACAGGCTTATTCACAGAGTAGGGCTAGGAGCTAGTGAGTGTCTCCTCGAGCTTGAGCATGTCCATGGGGGTGACTTTGGCAACCTCAAAGAAGACCCTGGAAGGAACACATTGGCTTAGAGCTCAACCACAGCCCTGACACCCATCCACCAGTGCTCCCAGATCCCTACAGAAGCCCAGGGTGCACACCAGTGGTGtcactccctgcagcagggacaggcctgAGACAGAGCCCCATGGCTCTCACCTGTGTGAGTACTTGCTGCGCACAGCATTCAGCTTGTCACGGGGCTGGTATGTGAGCAGGAAATTCAGCCTCTTCACCAGGGGGTGCAGGTCCTGGGCACTGTACCCACTGTAGTACTCCAGTGTAGGGGTCTGcaaggggacagcagggctaAGCTGTGCCCTCAATGACAGGACAGTCGTCATCTTCCCTTATCAGCATCCAAATCTGATCATAGCCCTAGTGCATCACCCCACTCACTAGTCCATTGCGTCCCCCTGCAGTGCCTCCCAGGGTGCCTCGGCAGGGACAGTACTCACCCAGCCCCCAAGGTTCTTCATGGTaagtgccagcagcaggcagctggcagccagcttcGACGGGCTCTCACGGGCATAGTCGTACTCCTGCAGGGTCATCTCACAGAGGAAGCGGGCCAGCGTCAGTGTCTCCATGGTGGCACGGGCACACTGCAGCCAGTGGGCAGGGAAAGCGCTCAGCCTTTTGAGCAATActgctccccttcccagcctttCTAGGATCTAGAATGCAGCGTCTGGGGCACAGGTCAGGGATTACACACACCCAGCCTATCACAGACCACCATCCTCACACCCCAAACCCTTTTGAGGGGACCTGGATGAAGTTTccttgctgccagctgggagcctGAAGCCCCAGTGATGCGAGTCACTGTCCCCTGGAGCCAACAGAAGGGATGCCTGGGGGCACCCAGCCGACCCTCTGAATGCACTCACCTTGGCAAAGCGGCGCAGGAAGCGGTAGGGGATGGGGATGTTGATGTCGAACTTGAGGGTGCTGAGGATGCTCATCTCCATAGCAATAAGCTCCTCCCGCTTGTAGGCATCATCACAGATATAGAGGAAGTCATCCACACATGGTGGGCACCGCTCCTGTAGGGGCACAACTGCTCAGCACCCCAGTGGGAGCTCATCCTGGCCTCACTCAGGAGATCCTAGCCACCCCACAGGCCCTGTGAGTGTTCACGTGCTGCTGGACTCAGCAAGGACTATTAACACTCTGTGGGACTTTTGTCATGCCCATACTCCTCCAGCCCTTGGCTTGAGCTCCATGCCTGCATTAAGTAAACTAGGGTATCCTGATGGTCtatgcagagcagagagaagctgGCTTTCCAGTGACACCAGGACACAGGTTTCAGCCCATCATGACTGTATTTGCAGCCCTTGGGACAGGAAGGAGGAACATGACAGACATGCCACCCTGGCAGCTCTCAGGGCAGTAACCTGGCCTTCCCTAAAACCTCCCCAGGGATCATAGAGGCACAGCCCCTCTGAGTCTGCACCCCAGGAGAGTACACAAAGAGTCACCTCAAATTTGGAGGCAATGAGGATGGCAGTGGAGCCGAtgagctgcagcttctctctcATGCTCACCACCTCCACCAGGTAGTGGTCTACTAGCTTCACAGCCAGGTACAGTGTCTCATGGTTCAGCTCAAAGTTCTCCTTCAAGAATGAGAGTGGGGGTCAGAACAGAGTGTCAGACAGAAGTTAGGCCTGGCCAGCCCCTTCCAGGTCTCACAGAGGCCAGGGGTACCTATGGGCCAGGCTCAGAGGGAGGGATGTAGGCTCATCCCTAGCCCACACAGGGGGAGCATCAGCTCTGCGCTGGGAATGCTTGCAGGAGCCTCTGCTAGCACAGAGGTCACACATGccaaaggcagcacaggggttgctctgcagaaagctgtGCCCTCTCACCTGCACCTCCACCATCCAGTCCACAAGGATAGCACGCATGTCCCCACTGATGTCTGTCTGCTTCTCCATGTAGTCAGGAAGCATGAATTTTTCCTGCCAAAGAACCAGCTGTCAGGGACATGGCAAACATCCCCACCTTCAAACAAGCCCCTTCTCACCCTGTGCAGTGGTCAGAGCCTCTGAGCAGTCAGTGGCCCTGCCTGCAGTCATTCCTTCCCTGGACAGGGCTGTCACCCCCTGGACAGGCATCACCCACCTCTCTTTCCCGCATGTATTCAAAGATCTCCTTGGCATACTCTGCATTGGCGTAGGGGtcacccagctgctccttgtcAATGTCCTCCACTGCTGGCACCTGCTGGTATGGAAGAGGCAGCAGTAAGGGGGAGGCCCTGTAAGTGCCAGTCACCTTGTCGGGgcaaggctgctgctcctctgcacaccccttttccacctgccttcATCAccctgcagtccctgccccACTCTTTCCCAGGGGATGATTCTTGAAGCAAGATGGTGGTGCACTttgcctgccctccccagctttTCATCACCCTGGCTGAAGTCTCTCCAAGGCCCAGAGCACTGCCTGGTGCCTGAGTAGCACTAGTGGCAGCTGCAGAGTGGTGCTGTGATGGGCCTGGGGcaatgctgcagcccagggtcCCTACCCTCTGCTCAGGGGGCTTCAGTTCCTGTACAGACACTGGCTTCTCTGGCACAGGATCCACTTTGGactctgcaggagctgttggAGGAGTTTTCTTCATTGacctgggaaggaaaagagcatAAATCATTGCTGGGAGAAGACCAAATTTCTTGGCTGAAAAGGGGCCTTCCAGAGACTCTTGCTGCTTCAGGAAGGGGCAAAACCACCCCTAAAATATCCCCACAGACTTCTAGAATcacttaggttggaaaagacctttaaagaTATTGAGGACAACAGTTCCCCCAGCATTGCCAtgcccaccactaaaccatgtcccaaGGGCCACATCCACACGACTTTTAAATCCTTCCATGGAAGGTGACTCTACAactgtcctgggcagcctgtgccagggctggacagcccttctggggaagaaatttttcctaatatccaacctaaccCTCCCCTGCCACAACCTGATGCCATTTATAGTAGATATACTAGTTCCCTCCTGCATCTGGCTCAGCCTCCATCACCCAAGGGAAGCCCCATGGGACAAGTTTGCAGCAAACTCCTGCCCCCAGCTACTCACTTTTTTAGATTGATCTCGTTGTTCTTGGCCACCCCTAAGGTATTATGTGTCTTCTGCGCCTTGGGTGGAGCAACCttcacagactccttcttccCTGCCACCACCTGGTTCTTGCGAGCCTGTTTGGGTCAGAACAGGGGCATACAGGGGCTGCAGAGTGGAAAGCAAGATATGCCCTGCAGGGAGACCTCTCCTCTTCCTAATGGGCATGGGGTATGCCCCCCACCATGGGGAGCTCACAGGGGACACCAGAGCCCCTACCCTCACAGAAGCACTCACATTGGTGATGTCTCCAAATGCTGATCTCTTCTTGGGCCCACCCTGGGGTGAGGATGAAGACCGCTTGGCATGACAGCTCTCCTCCTGCAATAGAAGCTGTTAGAAGATGGTGGTGAGCTGCCCCACAGGAGCCCCCCCTGCAGCTCTCGCTTGGCTCGGTGCTCACCTTCTCAGGATCGATGTTCTctgcagcaggacctgccttgCCTGCTCGGGACTGCTTGGTGGTCAGCATCTTGGCATTGCGTGGCAATGGCATCCTTTCCCTTGGTCTCTGTGAGCAAGCTGGGGGCAAAGCATGATGTGATGGGGGCTACTGCCCACCTGCCTCCAGGGACACCCTCCCAGcttggggcagcacagggggaggTTTATCCCTCCTGGGGAttagcacagcagcactgaccccTTTCCTGAGCACGGCAGGTGGGTGGTGCCCCAAGACAAGCCCAGGCGAGGGACAAATCTGGCtagagctgctcccagggaagaagGGACAGAGACCCCAAAGACCACCACCTAAAGCACTCTTCTGGGTGAGGTGGTAGGGGGGACAGGCAATTCCCAGATTCCTGCATCCCAGAGAAGGATGCAAGGGCTTGCACTTCCTCGGAGAGTTGGAGGTCTTGCAGATCCCCACTCTCCCACAACCCTCAGGGTCCCCTGGGGGAGTCGGGAGTCCCAAAgttcccctctctcctgcatCCCCCGGAATTCCCAGGGAAGCCGGGGATCTTGGAAGCCTTTACTCCCTTGCATCCTCCAGGGTCTCCACGCCTGCCATCAACTACGGGCCCCAGCGCTGCCCACTCCCCCGCAGCCCTCGGAGGCCCCACTCCCCCATAACCGAGTGGGATCCCCCCCAGTCACCCATGCCCGGGATGTTCCCTCCCCACTCACCCATGCCCGGTCCGCTGTGCCCGCACCTCCGGCCCCGGCGCTTTTGAAAGTAGCAGTTCGGTAGCGGCCGGCCAGCACTGGCCGAGCCTCGCCCAATCAGAGTGCGAGGCGATGCCAGGCGGCGGCCAATCGGCGGGCTCGGAGGGATGCAGTTGCTAAGGGGCAGGGCGGCAGGGTTTAAAATTCAACGCCGATAACCAATGGAAAGGCGAGTATGCGGCAGGGGCGGGGCGAGCGCCGAGCCGGGCGGGCAGCGATTGGTGGGAGCAGGCGCCGTTTAAATCCGTTCTGCGGGGCCGTCGTGGCGGCCGGGCCGCAGAGTGGGGGCGGCCGAGGAGCGGCCTTGCCGTCTTTGCCGTCTTTGCCGTCTTTGCCGTCTTTGCCGTCTTTGCCGTCTTTGCCGTCTTTGCCGTCTTTGCCGTCTTTGCCGTCTTTGCCGTCTTTGCCGTCCTTCGGCGGGTGAAGCGGCCTCCGCGGGCAGCTGGCTCCACTGCGTCCACTGCCTCCGTCCGCAGCCGTGGGTCCCAGGCCTCCGGGGCTGCCTTTTCCCACCGGGCTGGGGGACAGCGTGTGCTGGCCGTGCACGTTCCTTAACCCAGCGTCGGGAACGGAGGGCTCGGATCGCTTGGAT encodes the following:
- the CCNB3 gene encoding G2/mitotic-specific cyclin-B3 produces the protein MACSQRPRERMPLPRNAKMLTTKQSRAGKAGPAAENIDPEKEESCHAKRSSSSPQGGPKKRSAFGDITNARKNQVVAGKKESVKVAPPKAQKTHNTLGVAKNNEINLKKSMKKTPPTAPAESKVDPVPEKPVSVQELKPPEQRVPAVEDIDKEQLGDPYANAEYAKEIFEYMREREEKFMLPDYMEKQTDISGDMRAILVDWMVEVQENFELNHETLYLAVKLVDHYLVEVVSMREKLQLIGSTAILIASKFEERCPPCVDDFLYICDDAYKREELIAMEMSILSTLKFDINIPIPYRFLRRFAKCARATMETLTLARFLCEMTLQEYDYARESPSKLAASCLLLALTMKNLGGWTPTLEYYSGYSAQDLHPLVKRLNFLLTYQPRDKLNAVRSKYSHRVFFEVAKVTPMDMLKLEETLTSS